A stretch of DNA from Candidatus Eisenbacteria bacterium:
GGAAAGGCGTAGGTCTGCTGCAGCTCCTCCCGCAATCGATGAACCTCGCCGTGCAGGCGCCTGGACTCGAGGATCTGGTTTACGGCCTTGAGCAGCTCGTCCTTGTCGAAGGGCTTGGTGATGTAGTCGGTCGCGCCGATCTTCATCGCCTGGATCGCGTTCTGGATGGTCCCGTACCCGGTCATCATGATGACATCGATCCCCGGGTACTCCTTCTTGATCCGCTGGAGGAGCTCGGTGCCGTCGACTCTGGGCATGCGAAGATCGGTGAGAACGATGCTGTAGCCGCTGTCCTTGGCGAGACGCTCCAAGGCGTCCTCCGCTCCGAAGACGGTGTCGGCACTCAGTCCGATCTTGCGAAAGATACGGCGGCAGGTCTCCGCCATGTCCACGTCGTCATCTACGATGAGGATTCGATCTTCCGTCATATTGACAGGACCGGGCGGACCGCGCTCAGCGACTGCTCTCCTACGACTCGGGCGTCGCCGCCCTATCGGACTTGGGCCTCGGGGCTTCCACGAACCACAACCACTCATCGTAGCGGCGATTGCGCCCCTGAACGACGTCGAAGAACTCCTGCTGGATCCGCGCCGTGACGGGACCGATCTTCCCGCCGCCCAGGACGAACTCGTCCATCTGCTGGATTGCGGTCACCTCGGCGGCCGTCCCCGTGAAGAACGCCTCGTCCGCCGAGACTACATCCTGGAGAGTCAGGGGCGCCTCCTCCACCTCGTAGCCCAGATCGGTCGCAAGCTGGATGATCGATGCCCGGGTGATCCCGGGGAGGATCGCGCCGAGCGGCGGCGTCCGCACGAGCCCATCCTTCACAATGAAGAAGTTCTCCCCCGGTCCCTCGGCGACATAGCCGTTGTAGTCGAGGAGCAACGCCTCATGATAGTCCGCCTCCTTGGCCTCCATGTTCGCGAGGATCGAGTTGACGTAGTGGCCGCAAACCTTCGCGTTGGCCACGGTGGTTCGCGGGTGGATCCTGATGAACCGCGACACCTTGACCTTGATGGGGCCGCTGCCAAGGTACTTCCCCCAGGGCCAGGCGGCGATGGTGAGGTTGACCGGGTTGGTGCCCGGGTTGACGCCCAGCATCCCGTACCCGAAGAAGGCGATGGGGCGGATGTAGCCGGACCGCATGCCGTTCGTCCGGATCAGGTCGGCGCAGGCCTGGCAGATCTCCTCCCGCTGGAACCCGATCTTCATGTCGAAGACGCGCGCGGACTTGAAGAGGCGATCGACATGCTCGCGCAGCCGGAAGATGGCCGGGCCCCGGTCCGTCTCGTAGCAGCGGATGCCCTCGAACACTCCGCTGCCGTAGTGGAGCGAGTGCGAGAGCACGTGGACCTTGGCGTCGTCCCAGTTGACGAGCGCGCCGTCCATCCAGATCTTCTCTGTCTTCTGGAAGCCCATCGTCTTCTCCCTGCTAGAGGGCATTCTCGCTCACGAAGGATGCTCCCTTCCTGAGCGCCTGCTGATTGAGCGGAATCGTCTTGCGCGCCTTTATGTAGCTCGGCATGGCCCCTATCACCGATTCCAGATCCAGAATGCCCGTCTTCTGGATGTATGCGCCCATCATCACCATGTTGGCCACGCGCGTCGATCCGATCGCGTCCGCCATCTCGGTCGCGGGGATCTTGATGATCCTGGTGTCGCTCCTCTGGGGAGAGACGAGGATGAGGGAGCTGTCGTAGAACAGCAGGGCGCCGGGACGCATGTTCTGCTCGAACTTCTCCAGGCTGGGTCGGTTCATCGCGATCAGCACATCCGACTGGGCCACCAGGGGACTGCCGATTTCGGCCTCCGAGATCCGCACGTGGCAGTTCGCGGTGCCGCCGCGCATCTCCGGACCGTAGGAAGGCAGCCAGGAAACCTTGTAGCCCGCCTGCATCCCGCACTCGGCGAGCGCAACCCCGAGAAGGAGGATTCCCTGGCCGCCAAAGCCGGCGATCTTGATCCGTGGGTCCGCGTAGCCGGCATCGGCCAGGGTTCCGCGCCGAGCCTTCTGCCCGGTGTCGTCGGCGATATCGAGATGCAGATCGAGACCGGTGCCGACGAACCTGGCGGCCTCCAGGGGCCTCGCCTCGATCTGGTCCGTCTTGTCGCGGAGAACGCCCAGTTTGAAGTGGGGCTCCAGTTCCGAGTGGATCCAGCCCCTCGACTCGACCGGGTTGATCTTCCATCCCGTGGGACAGGGAGCAAGCGCTTCGACCAAGGAGAATCCCTTCCCCTGGATCTGCGTCTGGATCGCCTTGCGCACGGCGTTGCGCGCCCGGTTCATGTGCTTCGCGTCGGTCAGCGCGACCCTCTCCAGGTAGACAGGCCCCTCGAGCGCGGCGAGCAGCTCGGCGATGCGGATCGGCGACCCCTCGTTCGCGGCGGTCCGCCCGTAGGGCGTCGTCGTCGTCTTCATCCCGATCAGGGTCGTCGGCGCCATCTGCCCGCCCGTCATCCCGTAGATCGCGTTGTTGATGAAGAAGACCGTGATGTTCTCCCCGCGATTCGCGGCATGCACGATCTCGTTGCCGCCGATGGCGCCCAGGTCGCCGTCTCCTTGATAGACGAGGACGATCGCATCCGTATGCGCCCGCCGGATGGCCGAGGCGACAGCGGGGGCGCGCCCGTGGGCGACCTGGACGTTGCCGCACTTGTAGTAGTAGTACCCGAAGACGCTGCACCCAACGGGCCAGACGAAAATGGTGCGATCCTGGATCCCGAAGTCGTCTATGGCCTCAGCGATCAGCTTGTGGATGTTCCCGTGGCCGCAGCCGGGGCAGTAGTGGGTGGACAGCTTGTCCGGTCCCGTCTTCCGGTCGAAGTCCACATAGAACGAAGTCGCCTTGACGAACGAGTCCTTAGGCATGGATCGGCTCCTCCAGCTTCTCGATTTGCGCCATCAGCTCGTGCGCCGTGGGCACGTTGCCTCCCAAGCGGTAGTAGAGCCGGACCGGCCTCCTCCCGAGGACGGCCAGCCGGACGTCGTCGACCATCTGCCCCGTGGAGAGCTCGACGCAGAGGAAGTCCTTCACGCGCTCGGCGAGGCGTTCGATCTGCTCCGAAGGGAACGGCAGGACGGTGATCGGACGGAGCAGACCTACCTTGATGCCTTTGTCGCGGGCCAGATCCACTGCCGACTTCAGGATCCGCGAGACGATCCCGTAGCCGACGACGACATGCTCCGCGTCCTCCAGGCGATACTCCTCGAACCGCACCTCCTTGCGCTGGATCTCCTGGTACTTGCGGTCGAGCTTCTTGACGTGCTCCTCGAGGTCGTCAGGATCGAGGAAGATGGATGTGATGAAGTTGTCCACGCGCGCCGGCGACGGCGCCACGGCCCACGACTTCTCGGGGATCTCGGTGCGCCCCTCGGGGAACTCGCACGGCTCCATCATCTGCCCGATGAACCCGTCGGCCAGGAGAAGAACGGGGTTCAAGTACCGGTCGGCGAGCTCGAAGGCGAGCATCGTCAGATCGGACATCTCCTGGACCGA
This window harbors:
- the vorB gene encoding 3-methyl-2-oxobutanoate dehydrogenase subunit VorB, which encodes MARFLLKGNEAIIKGALLAGCRAYYGYPITPASEIAEAAAIYFPRVGGTFLQAESEVAAINMVYGSAAAGIRAMTASSSPGMSLKQEGLSYLAGSELPCVLVNIVRGGPGLGNIAPEQSDYNQAVKGGGHGNYKLIVLAPNSVQEMSDLTMLAFELADRYLNPVLLLADGFIGQMMEPCEFPEGRTEIPEKSWAVAPSPARVDNFITSIFLDPDDLEEHVKKLDRKYQEIQRKEVRFEEYRLEDAEHVVVGYGIVSRILKSAVDLARDKGIKVGLLRPITVLPFPSEQIERLAERVKDFLCVELSTGQMVDDVRLAVLGRRPVRLYYRLGGNVPTAHELMAQIEKLEEPIHA
- a CDS encoding branched-chain amino acid transaminase produces the protein MGFQKTEKIWMDGALVNWDDAKVHVLSHSLHYGSGVFEGIRCYETDRGPAIFRLREHVDRLFKSARVFDMKIGFQREEICQACADLIRTNGMRSGYIRPIAFFGYGMLGVNPGTNPVNLTIAAWPWGKYLGSGPIKVKVSRFIRIHPRTTVANAKVCGHYVNSILANMEAKEADYHEALLLDYNGYVAEGPGENFFIVKDGLVRTPPLGAILPGITRASIIQLATDLGYEVEEAPLTLQDVVSADEAFFTGTAAEVTAIQQMDEFVLGGGKIGPVTARIQQEFFDVVQGRNRRYDEWLWFVEAPRPKSDRAATPES
- a CDS encoding 2-ketoisovalerate ferredoxin oxidoreductase: MPKDSFVKATSFYVDFDRKTGPDKLSTHYCPGCGHGNIHKLIAEAIDDFGIQDRTIFVWPVGCSVFGYYYYKCGNVQVAHGRAPAVASAIRRAHTDAIVLVYQGDGDLGAIGGNEIVHAANRGENITVFFINNAIYGMTGGQMAPTTLIGMKTTTTPYGRTAANEGSPIRIAELLAALEGPVYLERVALTDAKHMNRARNAVRKAIQTQIQGKGFSLVEALAPCPTGWKINPVESRGWIHSELEPHFKLGVLRDKTDQIEARPLEAARFVGTGLDLHLDIADDTGQKARRGTLADAGYADPRIKIAGFGGQGILLLGVALAECGMQAGYKVSWLPSYGPEMRGGTANCHVRISEAEIGSPLVAQSDVLIAMNRPSLEKFEQNMRPGALLFYDSSLILVSPQRSDTRIIKIPATEMADAIGSTRVANMVMMGAYIQKTGILDLESVIGAMPSYIKARKTIPLNQQALRKGASFVSENAL